The following are encoded together in the Periplaneta americana isolate PAMFEO1 chromosome 5, P.americana_PAMFEO1_priV1, whole genome shotgun sequence genome:
- the mRpL32 gene encoding large ribosomal subunit protein bL32m, whose amino-acid sequence MAEVFAWRVGQALKRIENAFAVLLGQRFPPYNPCIVVEVTDRIKSVPRIFSPNELIDDGFLWAVPRSRRTVEKRLNRKFGYPQYFFKLLLPKKNLLVCNTCGHHYESGHLCPHCYARVQAETEAMQSAIQEELGLNPVENEVVVLYQGEKEKQPAEVWKGKRIVEMKKERPSWFSKNLLQKTTLQPSSSGDVKPTELA is encoded by the exons GCGTGTGGGTCAAGCATTGAAAAGAATAGAAAATGCTTTTGCAGTATTGTTGGGACAACGTTTTCCACCAT ataatccatgtattgtggtgGAAGTAACTGATAGGATCAAGTCAGTACCAAGAATTTTTTCTCCTAATGAACTTATTGATGATGGATTCCTTTGGGCAGTTCCTCGTAGCAGACGCACTGTTGAGAAAAGATTAAATAGAAAATTCGGATATCCCCAGTACTTTTTCAAACTGCTGCTCCCGAAAAAGAATCTCCTCGTTTGCAACACATGTGGCCATCATTACGAATCTGGACATCTGTGTC CACACTGTTATGCCAGGGTCCAAGCTGAGACTGAGGCTATGCAATCAGCAATCCAAGAGGAGTTGGGACTGAACCCAGTTGAGAATGAAGTAGTGGTCTTATatcaaggagaaaaagagaagcaACCTGCTGAAGTATGGAAG GGTAAGCGCATTGtagaaatgaagaaggaaagacCATCGTGGTTCAGCAAGAACTTGCTGCAGAAAACAACACTTCAACCATCTAGTAGTGGAGATGTCAAGCCCACAGAACTAGCATAA